The Xenopus tropicalis strain Nigerian chromosome 7, UCB_Xtro_10.0, whole genome shotgun sequence genome includes a region encoding these proteins:
- the LOC108644844 gene encoding alpha-2-macroglobulin-like protein 1: MFLLLLFCSLIWKVFAQAAAPYYILLAPAEVHYPSTERACVHVSGARENLTLTTTLQTEGRDTTLYQHHLTEATQIQCFSFQTPPPAGGTEEVATIHISLMGKTTEITESKQILIRSVAVSTIIQTSQPIYKPGQTVKFGILSFDREFRAVNDKCPFVELKDPNGNQIGQWSNLTPHQGFIDLSFSLAPEAAQGTYSIHTPNGHQKFHVLEFTIPKFEVFVLLPSVVTLLDKAFQLKVCGRHTFGKPVQGNISVRLCRRVVKYYWGPYPRPQDICTVYNGQTEKNGCRTWEILTDSFQLRSYNYQANFEASAFLVGRETGVQINGTGSCRISAMIAKVTIDGSEISESYYKTGLRYRGTMRLEGADGKPMKSKTLYLVEEYDSESRERPYETDESGQAPFTLDTRLWNGNTVWLSARYQKENMEFVYGELNPYYQDAHQTLQPFSAITNSFLKVQPVDHTLLCDQQYPIEIDYLIRGSELGREQNSLELHYVVMAKGELALNGKLELNVSRDSVLTGTIELPLLVTADIAPKAQILVYAILANGWVAGDTEEFRVDKCFKNKVTAGFSDYEKTPGSNVSLHLQASPGSLCSLRVVDEGIISLRPEAELSSDLLYSFVSVRNQYGYPYRVREDDPICWSPSPRFSKRSLNGHERQKRHINWRTPRSLDMFKLIKRMGLKILTNTIVKKPKECHVYPPVAALSRYDLSVDLFNPPPSPPVMVDDLVDILGQSSPTLTEVKEKIRKDFPETWIWHFIPLGNSGQASMELKVPDTITEWKAKMLCMGDTGLGLSPTATLRAFQPFFIYMTLPYSVVRGESFPVKASVFNFMNRTLMVTSTLKESPKLKLTGCPACLYTQCVAPGETKVFVWEATALGLGSAQVEVRAEAIPTGELCGGEVPTVPEDGALDILIRPLEIKPEGMPVEKCQNFLLCAEENLSSQAVSISLPPDMVPDSARAEISIVGDLMGKPLENVENLLDLPTGCGEQNMAKFASNLYVLRYLENTNQLTDTVRVRGEVYQAHGYQQELNYKRLDGSFSAFGEKDEEGNTWLTAFVMQIFYAVSHFISVDEKHLYEAIAWLKSNQLPSGCFIRRGTLFKSSLQGGVNDETTLTAYVAAAILQIKWTEEDEMLQKALQCLQNSLPNVTSTYAMALLSFTFTLAKNFELRNSLLRSLYEKATITDDQVYWLLNPNQAPPTKTSPWAQPNSLQVEAASYVILSHLSLENPTKNDICNASKIASWLRQQQNPHGSFGSTQDTVVAFHALSRYAEISYTGHLGLEVTVELAEEGGAKHQFWVDNKTRFLLQKTRLDKVPGNYTTRVKGEGCVNLQVILKYNTKPAGKSPAFELRLRSSEDSCRNQSVSCYNLTICVQYTGQRQKTNMVLIQADLLSGFSSIPETINELENHHLVKKIEIKMDQIVIYIDELSHETQCFSFLARQDVLVENLASQLVKVYDFYQREEEVDAMYNLPRL; encoded by the exons ACCCTGTACCAACATCACCTAACAGAGGCCACTCAGATACAATGTTTCTCCTTTCAG ACTCCTCCACCAGCAGGCGGCACGGAGGAAGTGGCCACTATTCATATATCATTGATGGGAAAAACCACAGAAATAACTGAGAGTAAGCAAATCTTAATCCGCAGTGTTGCTGTGTCCACCATCATTCAAACCAGTCAACCCATTTACAAGCCAGGTCAAACAG TGAAATTTGGAATCCTAAGCTTTGACAGGGAATTCCGCGCTGTAAATGACAAG TGTCCATTTGTCGAGCTAAAG GATCCTAATGGGAACCAGATTGGGCAGTGGTCAAATCTTACCCCACATCAAGGCTTCATAGACCTGTCCTTCTCTCTGGCCCCAGAGGCAGCTCAAGGAACATACAGTATCCATACGCCCAATGGTCATCAGAAATTCCATGTGTTGGAGTTCA CGATACCTAAATTTGAAGTCTTTGTCCTGCTTCCTTCCGTGGTGACCCTTCTGGATAAGGCGTTCCAGTTGAAGGTGTGCGGCAG GCACACCTTCGGGAAACCCGTTCAGGGTAATATTAGCGTCAGGCTTTGCCGCCGTGTGGTGAAATATTACTGGGGCCCTTACCCACGCCCACAAGATATATGCACTGTATACAATGGGCAG ACTGAAAAAAATGGCTGCAGGACATGGGAGATACTTACAGATTCCTTCCAGCTACGTTCCTACAACTACCAGGCTAACTTCGAAGCCTCGGCTTTTCTTGTAGGACGTGAAACAG GGGTTCAAATCAATGGTACTGGGAGCTGCCGTATATCAGCTATGATTGCCAAGGTGACCATCGATGGCTCAGAAATATCGGAATCTTATTACAAGACTGGCCTCCGATACAGGGGAACG ATGAGATTAGAAGGTGCGGACGGAAAACCTATGAAATCCAAGACTCTGTATCTCGTAGAAGAGTATGACTCGGAGTCCAGGGAAAGGCCGTATGAAACAGATGAATCTGGCCAGGCTCCATTTACATTGGATACAAGGCTCTGGAACGGAAACACAGTCTGGCTGTCG GCCAGATACCAGAAAGAAAATATGGAATTTGTCTAtggggagctgaatccttattacCAAGATGCCCATCAGACCTTGCAGCCATTTTCTGCCATTACTAACAGCTTCCTAAAGGTCCAACCAGTGGATCATACTCTGTTGTGCGACCAGCAGTACCCAATAGAGATTGACTATCTGATCCGTGGGAGCGAGCTTGGTAGAGAACAGAACTCCTTGGAACTACACTATGTG GTCATGGCCAAAGGGGAACTGGCATTAAATGGCAAGCTGGAGCTAAATGTCAGCAGAGACTCAG TTTTGACAGGCACTATAGAGCTCCCTCTCCTGGTGACAGCTGACATCGCTCCAAAGGCACAAATTCTGGTTTATGCAATACTTGCCAACGGCTGGGTAGCAGGCGATACCGAGGAGTTCAGAGTCGACAAGTGCTTTAAAAACAAG GTGACTGCTGGCTTCTCCGACTATGAAAAGACCCCTGGATCAAATGTGTCCCTTCATCTACAAGCATCCCCGGGGTCTCTGTGTTCCCTGAGAGTGGTTGATGAGGGCATCATTTCTCTCCGACCTGAAGCTGAGCTCTCTAGTGATTTG TTGTACAGTTTCGTCTCAGTGAGAAATCAGTATGGGTATCCATATCGAGTGCGGGAGGATGACCCCATCTGTTGGAGTCCAAGCCCACGGTTCTCCAAGCGCTCACTGAATGGCCATGAGCGCCAGAAACGGCACATCAACTGGAGGACTCCAAGGTCTCTTGATATGTTTAAACTTATCAAG AGAATGGGATTAAAGATTCTCACAAACACCATAGTGAAGAAGCCGAAAGAATGTCATGTCTACCCACCAGTTGCTGCCTTGTCACGTTATGATTTATCTG ttGATCTATTTAACCCTCCACCATCACCTCCTGTTATGGTCGATGACTTAGTGGATATTTTGGGCCAATCAAGCCCGACCCTTACTGAAGTCAAGGAAAAAATACGAAAAGACTTTCCGGAAACATGGATCTGGCATTTTATACCACTTGG GAACTCGGGGCAAGCCAGTATGGAGCTGAAGGTGCCAGACACGATTACCGAGTGGAAAGCTAAGATGCTATGCATGGGGGATACAGGCCTGGGTCTCTCACCCACAGCCACCCTAAGAGCCTTCCAGCCGTTTTTCATATATATGACTCTCCCATACTCTGTGGTCAGGGGGGAGTCATTCCCCGTTAAAGCCTCGGTCTTTAATTTTATGAATAGGACTCTAATG GTAACTTCCACACTTAAAGAGTCTCCCAAACTGAAGCTGACAGGGTGCCCGGCCTGCCTCTATACACAGTGTGTGGCTCCTGGGGAAACCAAAGTCTTTGTCTGGGAAGCGACAGCTCTGGGACTGG gctCAGCGCAGGTTGAGGTCAGGGCGGAAGCCATCCCCACGGGAGAGTTATGTGGGGGAGAGGTACCAACTGTGCCTGAAGATGGCGCTCTTGATATTCTGATTAGACCACTGGAAATTAAG CCAGAAGGGATGCCCGTTGAGAAATGCCAGAATTTCCTGCTCTGCGCTGAAG AGAATCTCTCCTCCCAAGCGGTTTCCATCAGCCTGCCCCCAGATATGGTGCCGGACTCTGCTAGAGCCGAGATTTCTATTGTGG GGGACTTGATGGGAAAACCTCTAGAGAATGTAGAGAACCTTCTTGATCTTCCAACTGGCTGTGGAGAACAGAACATGGCGAAATTTGCTTCAAACCTATATGTATTGAGATACCTTGAAAATACGAATCAGCTAACGGACACTGTGAGAGTAAGAGGGGAGGTCTACCAGGCGCATG GGTACCAGCAGGAGCTCAATTACAAGAGATTGGATGGCTCATTCAGTGCCTTTGGGGAGAAAGACGAAGAGGGGAACACGTG GCTGACAGCATTTGTCATGCAGATCTTTTATGCAGTCTCCCATTTCATCTCTGTGGACGAGAAGCACTTGTATGAGGCTATAGCCTGGCTGAAGAGCAATCAACTGCCCAGCGGCTGCTTCATACGCAGAGGGACGCTCTTCAAGTCTTCTTTGCAG GGGGGTGTGAATGATGAAACCACACTGACTGCATATGTGGCTGCCGCTATATTACAGATAAAGTGGACTGAGGAG GATGAAATGTTGCAGAAAGCACTGCAGTGCCTGCAGAACTCTTTGCCAAATGTGACCAGTACCTACGCCATGGCTCTTCTCAGCTTCACTTTCACTTTGGCTAAAAACTTCGAGTTAAGGAATTCACTCCTGAGAAGCCTCTATGAGAAAGCGACGATAACAG ATGATCAAGTTTACTGGCTTTTGAACCCCAACCAAGCTCCTCCAACCAAAACCTCTCCATGGGCTCAGCCAAATTCTCTTCAGGTGGAGGCAGCATCCTATGTGATCCTGTCCCACCTCAGCCTGGAAAACCCCACCAAGAATGATATATGTAATGCATCGAAAATAGCTTCATGGCTCAGACAACAACAAAATCCACATGGAAGCTTTGGAAGCACCCAG GACACAGTGGTGGCCTTTCACGCTCTTTCCCGATATGCTGAAATTTCATACACTGGGCATTTGGGATTAGAAGTGACAGTGGAGTTGGCAGAAGAAGGAGGAGCCAAACACCAGTTCTGGGTGGATAACAAGACACGATTCCTGCTGCAAAAGACACGGCTTGACAAGGTTCCTGGAAATTACACTACACGGGTGAAGGGCGAAGGCTGCGTGAACCTACAG GTTATACTGAAATACAACACAAAGCCTGCTGGGAAAAGCCCGGCCTTCGAACTGAGACTCCGCTCCAGTGAGGACAGCTGCCGGAATCAATCTGTATCCTGCTATAACCTCACCATCTGTGTACA GTACACTGGGCAACGTCAGAAAACCAACATGGTACTGATTCAAGCGGATTTGTTGTCTGGCTTCAGTTCCATTCCAGAGACTATAAACGAG CTTGAAAACCACCACCTGGTAAAGAAGATTGAAATCAAAATGGATCAAATAGTGATTTATATCGATGAG CTCTCTCATGAAACTCAATGTTTCTCCTTCCTGGCAAGGCAAGACGTCCTGGTAGAGAATCTGGCATCACAGCTGGTGAAGGTGTACGACTTTTACCAAAGAG aagAAGAAGTCGATGCGATGTACAACCTGCCCAGGCTTTAA
- the LOC116412042 gene encoding stress response protein NST1-like, with amino-acid sequence MQSFVVAINFILNYLFSHLEFIIMTQIFQKIFRKIFRRKIKKCSIDSEAAPEEIPEKVVGKVKDKELISPLTPEKFYEEKVDVPAQKQTESGDNGMEATPSIPPGPKPEDDLERALQGNSVEDTALEPEHIEAIKKKLQEEIKQRMEEKLKQKREKEAIKKKLQEEIELRTEEKLKQKREMESGDQAAPRIPPEAKEAIKKKLQKVIKRKMKEKLKGKGEMESGDQAPPRIPPETKEAIKKQLQEEVKQRMEEKVIEKERTWAERTAKETPTQMVKVSLDLGLNDWLLYPGISSYYTTIKHCKAMYPMLQ; translated from the exons ATGCAGAGTTTTGTCGTCGCTATAAATTTCATCCTGAATTATCTGTTTTCTCATTTAGAATTTATCATTATGacacaaatatttcaaaaaatctTCAGAAAAATCTTTAGAAGAAAGATCAAG AAATGCAGTATTGATAGTGAAGCTGCACCTGAGGAAATTCCAGAGAAAGTTGTTGGAAAAGTGAAGGACAAGGAGCTTATTAGTCCTCTCACTCCAGAGAAGTTCTATGAAGAGAAAGTGGATGTTCCTGCTCAGAAGCAGACG GAATCTGGTGATAATGGCATGGAAGCCACACCTTCAATTCCCCCAGGACCCAAACCTGAGGATGATCTAGAGCGTGCGCTTCAGGGCAATAGCGTTGAAGACACTGCTCTAGAACCTGAACATATCGAAGCTATAAAGAAGAAGCTTCAGgaagaaataaaacaaagaatGGAAGAGAAATTAAAACAGAAGCGTGAGAAGGAAGCTATAAAGAAGAAGCTTCAGGAAGAAATTGAACTGCGAACGGAAGAGAAATTAAAACAAAAGCGTGAGATGGAATCTGGTGACCAAGCGGCACCGAGAATTCCTCCAGAAGCCAAAGAAGCTATAAAGAAGAAGCTTCAGAAAGTGATTAAACGAAAAATGAAAGAGAAATTGAAAGGAAAAGGTGAGATGGAATCTGGTGACCAAGCGCCACCGAGAATTCCTCCAGAAACCAAAGAAGCTATAAAGAAGCAGCTTCAGGAAGAAGTGAAACAGCGAATGGAAGAGAAAGTGATAGAGAAGGAAAGGACATGGGCCGAGCGAACCGCTAAGGAAACTCCCACTCAGATGGTGAAGGTGAGTTTGGATTTGGGGCTGAATGATTGGCTGCTTTATCCGGGCATATCTAGTTATTATACAACGATAAAACACTGTAAAGCAATGTACCCAATGTTACAGTAA
- the LOC116412044 gene encoding serine/threonine-protein kinase N2-like isoform X2, with the protein MDFAEGGDLLSLLGDHAISQERAVFYSACMVLGLKFLHDRNIAHRDIKLENVLLDRDGYAKLTDFGISKEGIGFSDITKTQCGTAFYMAPEIFTFPQYTRSVDWWALGVAIYRMLVGKFPFEGEKKDRIIINITCRQPTYPPDLPVESRNILVQLLNKSPEERLGSGINGTEDIMNSEFYKGFDWEALQRREVQPPFVPTVKTSFFSYFSFGSRALPPPIWPIRLLEDTKMALKELDCGEMSSDTET; encoded by the exons ATGGATTTTGCTGAAGGAGGAGACTTGTTATCCCTATTAGGGGACCATGCAATATcccaggagagagctgt ATTCTACTCAGCCTGTATGGTCCTTGGGCTGAAGTTCTTGCACGATCGCAACATCGCCCATAG GGATATAAAACTAGAGAATGTCCTACTGGATAGAGATGGATATGCCAAACTTACTGACTTTGGCATCAGCAAGGAAG GAATTGGATTTTCGGACATTACCAAAACCCAATGCGGAACTGCATTTTATATGGCCCCAGAAATCTTTACATTTCCCCAGTACACAAGATCAGTGGACTGGTGGGCACTGGGAGTGGCCATTTATAGAATGCTTGTCGGCAAG TTTCCCTTTGAGGGAGAGAAAAAAGACAGGATTATTATAAATATAACCTGCAGGCAGCCGACATACCCACCCGACCTGCCTGTGGAATCCCGCAATATCTTGGTACAA CTGCTGAATAAATCCCCAGAGGAACGCCTTGGGTCGGGCATAAACGGCACTGAGGATATAATGAACAGTGAGTTCTACAAG GGATTTGACTGGGAGGCTTTACAGAGAAGAGAAGTTCAGCCTCCATTTGTTCCTACAGTCAAAACTTCATTCTTCAGTTACTTCAGCTTCGGAAGCCGTGCGCTGCCTCCACCAATCTGGCCAATAAGGCTGTTAGAAGACACCAAAATGGCCTTAAAAGAACTAGATTGTGGAGAAATGTCATCTGATACGGAGACATGA
- the LOC116412044 gene encoding serine/threonine-protein kinase N1-like isoform X1: MDFAEGGDLLSLLGDHAISQERAVFYSACMVLGLKFLHDRNIAHRDIKLENVLLDRDGYAKLTDFGISKEGIGFSDITKTQCGTAFYMAPEIFTFPQYTRSVDWWALGVAIYRMLVGKFPFEGEKKDRIIINITCRQPTYPPDLPVESRNILVQLLNKSPEERLGSGINGTEDIMNSEFYKVSCLGILLSGHVWGNVVSVIPSLLLPYKVSLCPMCMDLLYVSAGNSISVACKYSNNRHLYFSSFIGI, translated from the exons ATGGATTTTGCTGAAGGAGGAGACTTGTTATCCCTATTAGGGGACCATGCAATATcccaggagagagctgt ATTCTACTCAGCCTGTATGGTCCTTGGGCTGAAGTTCTTGCACGATCGCAACATCGCCCATAG GGATATAAAACTAGAGAATGTCCTACTGGATAGAGATGGATATGCCAAACTTACTGACTTTGGCATCAGCAAGGAAG GAATTGGATTTTCGGACATTACCAAAACCCAATGCGGAACTGCATTTTATATGGCCCCAGAAATCTTTACATTTCCCCAGTACACAAGATCAGTGGACTGGTGGGCACTGGGAGTGGCCATTTATAGAATGCTTGTCGGCAAG TTTCCCTTTGAGGGAGAGAAAAAAGACAGGATTATTATAAATATAACCTGCAGGCAGCCGACATACCCACCCGACCTGCCTGTGGAATCCCGCAATATCTTGGTACAA CTGCTGAATAAATCCCCAGAGGAACGCCTTGGGTCGGGCATAAACGGCACTGAGGATATAATGAACAGTGAGTTCTACAAGGTAAGTTGTTTGGGCATCTTGCTTAGCGGCCATGTTTGGGGGAATGTAGTGTCTGTGATTCCCTCATTATTGCTCCCCTATAAAGTTTCCCTGTGCCCCATGTGTATGGATTTACTGTATGTATCAGCAGGGAATAGTATATCTGTAGCCTGTAAATACTCTAATAACCGGCATTTGTATTTCTCCTCTTTTATAGGGATTTGA